One part of the Sporosarcina ureae genome encodes these proteins:
- the tatC gene encoding twin-arginine translocase subunit TatC: MDPHSDQNRKDLNSLDKKEEAALPDHSAETSSTTQSVPEELKPEPKPEEPRMPPPEEPKEEKEDVDPALIDHLTDLRKQLIKSVVVFLVFFIAVFSTINLWFPYVTRGYTLIVLSPLEVISFYTTISAAMAFGLSVPFVCHFLWQFVKPGLTQKEGRFLSLYSPAILLLFVGGLAFGYYVVNPLSYNFLVKLGKMNFDVMITAKEYARFLLMTTMPIGLLFELPIVALFLSAIGVLTSATMKKVRKWSYVTLGVVSALITPPDFLSQLIILIPMIGLYEASIFIVTKTEKRLVPDADAS, translated from the coding sequence ATGGATCCGCATAGTGATCAGAACCGTAAAGATCTCAATTCGTTAGATAAAAAGGAAGAAGCTGCGCTACCCGATCACTCTGCGGAGACTTCTTCCACTACACAATCTGTACCAGAAGAACTAAAACCAGAACCAAAACCGGAAGAGCCTAGAATGCCACCTCCGGAAGAACCAAAAGAGGAAAAGGAAGATGTAGACCCAGCGCTCATCGACCACCTCACGGATCTTCGGAAACAGCTGATCAAAAGTGTCGTTGTATTCCTAGTTTTCTTCATTGCAGTTTTCAGTACGATCAATCTGTGGTTCCCGTACGTTACGCGTGGCTATACACTGATCGTCCTGAGTCCGCTTGAAGTCATTTCGTTCTATACGACGATTTCTGCAGCCATGGCATTCGGTCTATCGGTCCCGTTCGTCTGTCATTTCCTTTGGCAGTTCGTCAAGCCAGGTCTTACGCAGAAAGAGGGTCGCTTCTTAAGCCTCTACTCTCCTGCGATCCTGCTCTTGTTCGTCGGCGGTCTGGCATTTGGTTATTATGTAGTCAATCCTCTGAGCTATAACTTCTTAGTAAAGCTCGGTAAAATGAACTTTGATGTGATGATCACAGCAAAGGAATATGCACGTTTTCTATTGATGACGACGATGCCGATCGGTTTATTGTTCGAACTACCGATCGTCGCGCTATTCTTGTCCGCTATCGGAGTTTTGACGTCAGCCACGATGAAAAAAGTGAGAAAGTGGTCGTATGTAACACTCGGTGTAGTGTCTGCATTGATTACACCTCCTGACTTCTTAAGTCAATTGATCATTTTGATTCCGATGATTGGCTTGTATGAAGCGAGTATTTTCATTGTCACGAAAACAGAAAAACGTTTGGTACCGG
- the tatA gene encoding twin-arginine translocase TatA/TatE family subunit, whose protein sequence is MNLAAIGVPGLIIILVIILILFGPRKLPEVGSAVGKTLAEFKKATKDIMGDDEEKDKTTVTPAKTIENDKKDIN, encoded by the coding sequence ATGAATTTAGCAGCAATTGGTGTACCTGGGCTTATTATCATCTTGGTTATCATCTTGATTCTCTTCGGACCTCGTAAATTGCCTGAAGTCGGATCAGCAGTCGGCAAAACGTTGGCAGAGTTCAAGAAAGCTACAAAAGATATTATGGGTGATGATGAAGAGAAAGACAAAACAACTGTTACCCCTGCCAAGACTATCGAAAACGACAAAAAAGATATTAATTAA